In Saccharothrix syringae, the following are encoded in one genomic region:
- a CDS encoding 1-deoxy-D-xylulose-5-phosphate synthase, with the protein MTLLEAVTGPSDVRSLPASALPALAGEIRRFLVDRVTRAGGHLGPNLGVVELTIAIHRVFDSPHDVVLFDTGHQAYVHKVLTGRAGAFDTLRRAGGLSGYPSAAESPHDVIENSHASTALSYADGFARGLRLRGSRRRVVVVVGDGALTGGMAWEALNNLAGARHPVVVALNDNGRSYAPTVGGLAAHLAELRAGRRPALFEALGLAYLGPVDGHDVAEVEHALARAAELGRPVVVHCVTRKGEGHPPAERDRADHLHSVSPAGARGAPTWTDVFGAEIAALGAARPDLVCLTAAMRGPTGLDTFAARFPDRLFDVGIAEQHAVTSAAGLALAGLHPVVAVYATFLSRALDQVLLDVALRRLPVTFVLDRAGVTGPDGPSHHGMWDASLLPVVPGLRLAAPRDCASLRELLREAVDVADGPTAVRYPKAEAGDDIPALRRVGRHDVLRAEPDAAGLIIAVGPMAGPCLDAADELAGHGVPVTVVDPRWTAPLDPELVKLAAGHRLVLAVEDTTAPGALGGRLAQALATEGSPARVGTFALPPRFLPHGTRADILRAHGLDAAGIATAVLKRTGRRS; encoded by the coding sequence ATGACGCTCCTGGAGGCCGTCACCGGGCCGTCCGACGTGCGGTCGCTCCCCGCGTCGGCGCTGCCCGCGCTGGCCGGGGAGATCCGCCGGTTCCTGGTCGACCGGGTGACCCGCGCGGGCGGGCACCTGGGCCCCAACCTGGGCGTGGTGGAGCTGACCATCGCGATCCACCGGGTGTTCGACTCCCCGCACGACGTGGTGCTGTTCGACACCGGTCACCAGGCGTACGTGCACAAGGTCCTCACCGGCCGCGCCGGCGCCTTCGACACCCTGCGCCGCGCCGGCGGCCTGTCCGGCTACCCCTCCGCCGCCGAGTCCCCCCACGACGTGATCGAGAACTCCCACGCCTCCACCGCCCTGTCCTACGCCGACGGGTTCGCCAGGGGGCTGCGGCTGCGCGGCTCCCGCCGGCGGGTGGTCGTGGTCGTCGGGGACGGCGCGCTCACCGGCGGCATGGCCTGGGAGGCGCTGAACAACCTGGCCGGCGCGCGGCACCCCGTGGTGGTCGCGCTCAACGACAACGGCCGCTCCTACGCGCCCACGGTCGGCGGCCTGGCCGCGCACCTGGCGGAGCTGCGCGCCGGGCGCCGCCCCGCGCTGTTCGAGGCCCTGGGCCTGGCCTACCTCGGGCCGGTCGACGGGCACGACGTCGCCGAGGTGGAGCACGCCCTGGCGCGGGCCGCCGAACTCGGCCGGCCGGTGGTCGTGCACTGCGTGACCCGCAAGGGCGAGGGGCACCCGCCCGCCGAGCGGGACCGGGCCGACCACCTGCACAGCGTCTCCCCGGCCGGTGCCCGCGGCGCGCCCACGTGGACCGACGTGTTCGGCGCGGAGATCGCCGCCCTGGGCGCGGCGCGACCCGACCTGGTGTGCCTGACCGCCGCCATGCGGGGCCCGACCGGGCTGGACACCTTCGCCGCCCGCTTCCCCGACCGCCTGTTCGACGTGGGCATCGCCGAGCAGCACGCGGTCACGTCGGCCGCGGGCCTGGCGCTGGCGGGGCTGCACCCGGTGGTCGCGGTGTACGCCACGTTCCTCTCCCGCGCCCTCGACCAGGTCCTGCTCGACGTGGCGCTGCGCCGGCTGCCCGTGACGTTCGTGCTCGACCGCGCCGGCGTCACCGGACCCGACGGACCCAGCCACCACGGCATGTGGGACGCCTCCCTGCTGCCCGTCGTGCCCGGCCTGCGGCTGGCCGCGCCCCGGGACTGCGCCTCGCTGCGGGAGCTGCTGCGCGAAGCCGTCGACGTGGCCGACGGACCCACCGCCGTCCGCTACCCCAAGGCCGAGGCGGGCGACGACATCCCCGCGCTCCGCCGCGTCGGCCGCCACGACGTGCTGCGCGCCGAACCCGACGCCGCCGGGCTGATCATCGCGGTCGGCCCGATGGCAGGCCCCTGCCTGGACGCCGCCGACGAGCTGGCGGGCCACGGCGTGCCGGTCACCGTCGTGGACCCGCGCTGGACCGCGCCCCTGGACCCGGAACTGGTCAAGCTCGCCGCCGGCCACCGGCTGGTCCTCGCCGTCGAGGACACCACCGCGCCCGGCGCGCTGGGCGGGCGCCTGGCGCAGGCGCTGGCCACCGAGGGATCACCCGCCCGCGTCGGCACCTTCGCCCTGCCGCCCCGCTTCCTGCCGCACGGCACCCGGGCGGACATCCTGCGCGCGCACGGCCTGGACGCGGCCGGCATCGCCACCGCCGTCCTCAAGCGCACCGGGAGGCGCAGTTGA
- the ispG gene encoding flavodoxin-dependent (E)-4-hydroxy-3-methylbut-2-enyl-diphosphate synthase, with product MTTLGLPAPARRRRPSRRLSVGGVAVGGDAPVTVQSMTTTPTADVDATLRQIAELTAAGCDIVRVAVPSQDDADALPAIARKSPIPVIADIHFQPRYVFAAIDAGCGAVRVNPGNIRKFDDRVGEIARAAAGAGTPIRIGVNAGSLDQRLYRKHGGATPGALVESALWECSLFEEHGFTDIKISVKHHDPLTMISAYRQLARACDYPLHLGVTEAGPLVQGTVKSSVAFGVLLSEGIGDTIRVSLSAPPVEEVKVGAQILASLGLRPRKLEIVSCPSCGRAQVDVYRLTEQVAAAFEGFPTPLRVAVMGCVVNGPGEAREADLGVSSGNGKGQIFVRGQVVRTVPESGIVEALLEEAAALQPEGG from the coding sequence TTGACCACCCTCGGGCTCCCCGCGCCCGCGCGACGGCGCAGGCCGTCGCGCCGGCTGTCCGTCGGCGGTGTCGCGGTCGGCGGCGACGCGCCGGTGACCGTGCAGTCGATGACCACCACGCCCACCGCCGACGTGGACGCCACGCTCCGGCAGATCGCGGAGCTGACCGCGGCCGGCTGCGACATCGTCCGCGTCGCCGTGCCCTCGCAGGACGACGCCGACGCCCTGCCCGCCATCGCCCGCAAGTCGCCCATCCCGGTGATCGCGGACATCCACTTCCAGCCCCGCTACGTCTTCGCCGCCATCGACGCCGGCTGCGGTGCCGTGCGGGTCAACCCCGGCAACATCCGCAAGTTCGACGACCGGGTCGGCGAGATCGCCCGTGCCGCCGCCGGCGCGGGCACCCCGATCCGCATCGGCGTCAACGCGGGCTCGCTGGACCAGCGCCTGTACCGCAAGCACGGCGGGGCCACCCCGGGAGCCCTGGTCGAATCGGCGCTGTGGGAGTGCTCGCTGTTCGAGGAGCACGGCTTCACCGACATCAAGATCTCGGTCAAGCACCACGACCCCCTGACGATGATCTCGGCCTACCGGCAGCTCGCCCGCGCCTGCGACTACCCGCTGCACCTCGGCGTCACCGAAGCCGGACCGCTGGTGCAGGGCACGGTCAAGTCCTCGGTCGCCTTCGGCGTCCTGCTCTCCGAGGGCATCGGCGACACCATCCGCGTCTCCCTGTCCGCGCCGCCGGTGGAGGAGGTCAAGGTCGGCGCGCAGATCCTGGCCTCCCTCGGGCTGCGGCCGCGCAAGCTGGAGATCGTGTCCTGCCCGTCGTGCGGCCGGGCCCAGGTGGACGTCTACCGGCTCACCGAGCAGGTCGCCGCCGCCTTCGAGGGCTTCCCCACCCCGTTGCGGGTGGCCGTGATGGGGTGCGTGGTCAACGGCCCCGGCGAGGCCCGCGAAGCCGACCTCGGCGTCTCGTCCGGCAACGGCAAGGGCCAGATCTTCGTTCGCGGGCAGGTCGTGCGCACCGTGCCCGAGTCCGGGATCGTCGAGGCGCTCCTGGAGGAAGCGGCGGCGCTGCAACCCGAAGGGGGGTGA